Part of the Terriglobales bacterium genome is shown below.
GTGCTTCCTGCTGCTTCTGCTGTTCCACTTCGTACAGGCGCGACCGCAGCACACGCATCGCCTTCTCGCGGTTCTTGATCTGCGACTTCTCGTCCTGGCAGCTTACAACAGTGTTCGTGGGCAAATGCGTGATGCGAACCGCTGAATAAGTCGTATTCACCGATTGCCCACCTGGTCCGGATGAGCAGAACGTATCGATGCGGATGTCCTTGGGATCGATCTTGATGTCCACATCCTCCGCTTCCGGCATCACCGCCACCGTTACAGTAGAAGTATGGACTCGCCCCTGCTGCTCGGTTTCCGGCACGCGCTGCACCCGATGCACCCCGCCTTCGTACTTCAGCCGCGAATACGCGCCCGCGCCTTCGACCAGGGCAATCACTTCCTTCAGCCCACCCACCCCTGATTCGGAAGTTGACAGCACTTCCACCCTCCAGCGCCGCGACTCGGCAAAGCGCGTGTACATGCGGAACATCTCCGCCGCGAACAGCGACGCCTCGTCGCCGCCGGTTCCGGCGCGAATCTCCAGCACTACGTTGCGCTCGTCATTCGGATCCTTGGGGATCAGCAGCAGCTTGAGTTCCTCCTCGACTTTGGCCTCCCGCTCTTCCAGGCGCGTCAGTTCCTCCTGCGCGTAGGCCAGCAACTCCGCGTCCGATTCCTCTTCGATCATCTGCTTGCTTTCCGCGATGCCCCTCTTGAGATCCTT
Proteins encoded:
- the prfA gene encoding peptide chain release factor 1, whose protein sequence is MFERLEQIEAKYEELTRALASPEIVSDSAKYQKTAKAHSELMPVVEKYREYKDLKRGIAESKQMIEEESDAELLAYAQEELTRLEEREAKVEEELKLLLIPKDPNDERNVVLEIRAGTGGDEASLFAAEMFRMYTRFAESRRWRVEVLSTSESGVGGLKEVIALVEGAGAYSRLKYEGGVHRVQRVPETEQQGRVHTSTVTVAVMPEAEDVDIKIDPKDIRIDTFCSSGPGGQSVNTTYSAVRITHLPTNTVVSCQDEKSQIKNREKAMRVLRSRLYEVEQQKQQEALAKERRSMVGSGDRSEKIRTYNFPQNRVTDHRIGLTLHQLSEVMDGKLQPVIDALTTHYQAEKLKQEAGAMA